Proteins from a single region of Lampris incognitus isolate fLamInc1 chromosome 16, fLamInc1.hap2, whole genome shotgun sequence:
- the LOC130126660 gene encoding uncharacterized protein LOC130126660 codes for MDHGPGADHISGSLGGSRVDDESSLSSDAGQVLIRSTGPCFLYRGGGRRRDGGRVSRVTADRHNRTSHMETWETDVPPPPPPPRAGEQHTHPPPGQHRKQLGRALPDQHGVPIGTETHGGSKGPSRAKPGAWKENQQPPECDTGRDRQEIAASRPLTQTQTSGDKEHDLLTCHYPAGGRGALLAALRHSAPLRKEVKVQLLDPGSRTIQSFTHPKDVVSSCQASLESAAGPQRVPCVSSVLLGEAANTAAVVSAATIAATAPLLKLEK; via the exons ATGGATCACGGGCCGGGGGCGGACCACATATCCGGGTCATTGGGAGGTAGTCGTGTGGACGACGAGTCCAGCTTAAGTTCTGATGCCGGACAAGTTTTGATCCGATCAACCGGACCGTGTTTCCTTTACCGGGGCGGAGGGAGACGGCGGGACGGCGGACGTGTGTCCCGGGTAACCGCGGACAGACACAACCGGACGTCCCATATGGAGACGTGGGAGACGGACGtccctccgccgccgccgccgccccgcgCCGGTGAGcagcacacacaccctccacCCGGTCAGCACCGGAAGCAGCTGGGTCGAGCTCTTCCTGACCAGCACGGCGTCCCTATTGGCACAG AAACACATGGAGGGTCGAAAGGGCCAAGCAGAGCCAAACCTGGAGCCTGGAAAGAGAACCAACAACCTCCAGAATGT GACACtggtagagacagacaggagattGCTGCAAGTAGACCTTTAACTCAGACGCAGACCAGTGGAGACAAAG AACACGACCTGCTCACCTGCCATTACCCTGCAGGAGGCAGAGGAGCGCTGCTGGCTGCCCTCAGACACAG CGCCCCCTTGAGGAAGGAGGTGAAAGTTCAGCTTTTAGACCCTGGATCCAGGACTATCCAGAGTTTCACACATCCAAAGGATGTGGTCTCTTCCTGCCAGGCCTCCTTAGAGTCTGCCGCAGGGCCCCAGCGTGTCCCCTGTGTGTCCTCAGTGCTGCTGGGAGAGGCTGCAAACACAGCAGCGGTTGTTTCTGCTGCTACCATTGCTGCGACTGCCCCTCTTCTCAAG CTAGAGAAATGA